One region of Spirochaetaceae bacterium genomic DNA includes:
- a CDS encoding TIM barrel protein, producing MDQGLGEVTAAGGDLEAVDGRRAARLPCPPMGRKQFAINRMLCPRFEVAEFLRMAADVGLEQVELRNDLPQWEEIDQLAAEQFRRLAERLGVRVATINAVQKFNSPAHRESAAAESARLVALARAIGCGAVVLCPNNDPADDRTASEAYSDTVQSLRVLGPIFAAGGVTGLVEPLGFPESSLDSLLTAQRAIADSGATFRLVYDTFHHYLGPDDARAIKRNLDISLVGMVHASGVRRDRLNPDLRDEDRGLVDHHDAIGNREQIARLRRLGYTGPVSLEPFAPDLAALSRAELVSALERSLRLLEADEAAL from the coding sequence GTGGACCAGGGGCTGGGGGAGGTCACGGCAGCTGGTGGGGACCTTGAGGCCGTTGATGGCCGGCGCGCGGCACGGTTACCTTGCCCGCCAATGGGCCGCAAGCAGTTCGCGATCAATCGCATGCTCTGCCCCCGGTTCGAGGTCGCGGAATTTCTACGGATGGCCGCGGATGTCGGGCTGGAGCAGGTGGAATTGCGCAACGACCTTCCGCAGTGGGAAGAGATCGACCAGCTCGCCGCGGAGCAGTTCCGGCGTCTCGCCGAGCGCCTCGGGGTGCGGGTCGCCACCATCAACGCGGTGCAGAAGTTCAACTCCCCGGCGCACCGCGAGTCCGCGGCGGCGGAGAGCGCACGGCTCGTCGCGCTGGCGCGCGCGATCGGCTGCGGCGCCGTAGTCCTGTGCCCCAACAACGACCCGGCCGACGACCGCACCGCCTCCGAGGCCTATTCCGACACCGTGCAGTCGCTGCGCGTGCTGGGCCCGATATTCGCGGCCGGCGGCGTCACCGGCCTGGTCGAGCCGCTTGGCTTTCCCGAGTCGTCACTCGACTCGCTGCTCACCGCGCAGCGCGCGATCGCCGATTCGGGCGCCACCTTCAGGCTCGTGTACGACACCTTCCATCACTACCTCGGGCCGGACGACGCACGCGCGATCAAGCGCAACCTGGACATCTCGCTGGTGGGCATGGTGCACGCGTCCGGAGTGCGCCGCGACCGGCTGAACCCCGACCTCAGGGATGAAGACCGGGGACTGGTCGATCACCACGACGCGATCGGCAACCGCGAGCAGATTGCCCGGCTGCGGCGCCTCGGCTACACCGGGCCGGTTTCCCTGGAGCCGTTCGCACCGGATCTCGCCGCACTCAGCCGCGCCGAGCTGGTGTCGGCGCTGGAACGGAGCCTGCGCCTGCTCGAGGCGGACGAGGCAGCATTGTAG